A portion of the Fibrobacter sp. genome contains these proteins:
- a CDS encoding OmpH family outer membrane protein, with amino-acid sequence MIRKILIVLMMVFASATFAEDGLRIAHVDSKLIFDGYKGTRKAQEEYDRQVAKWEQQANLLQKELSAIKEKLDKQMLMLSDEKKRELEAEYNKKDTELKTFIDRVYGRKGELITQNEKVSAPIIQLIRKAINEIALQEGYDMVVDRATGSVLFWKKENDLTSKVLDYLNNR; translated from the coding sequence ATGATTCGCAAGATTCTAATCGTTTTGATGATGGTGTTCGCAAGCGCGACTTTTGCCGAAGACGGCCTTCGTATCGCGCATGTGGATTCCAAGCTCATCTTCGACGGCTACAAGGGCACGAGAAAGGCCCAGGAAGAATATGACCGTCAGGTGGCCAAGTGGGAACAGCAGGCCAACCTGCTGCAGAAGGAACTTTCCGCTATCAAGGAAAAGCTCGACAAGCAGATGCTGATGCTCAGCGATGAGAAAAAGCGCGAACTCGAGGCCGAATACAACAAGAAGGATACGGAGCTCAAGACCTTCATCGACCGCGTGTACGGCCGTAAGGGCGAACTTATCACGCAGAACGAGAAGGTGAGCGCCCCGATTATCCAGCTTATCCGCAAGGCGATTAACGAGATTGCCCTGCAGGAAGGCTATGACATGGTCGTGGACCGTGCGACTGGCTCTGTGCTTTTCTGGAAAAAGGAAAACGACCTTACGAGCAAGGTCCTTGATTACTTGAATAACAGATAG